CGCCGCCGGAAGTGGAAGCCGCCGCCCGACCGACTGGCTCTCAACGCAAGACCCTCTCCCGCAGGGCCGGATCCCGACTGCCTGCAGGCACAAGAGAGCGGCGAGCGAGTGAGTTCACTTGGTCTTCCTGATCTCCAGGGGTGATGCCATGGCTGCCACCACGAGCCACACAATCCTTTCCAGAGACGCGCAGGATGCGACGAACCGAACCGTCTCCAAAAAGATCCTGGTCGCCGTGGACGATTCGGAACAGTCGGCCCGCGCGGTCCACTACGTCGGAGTCCTGCTCCGGGACACGCAGGACGTGGCCGTGACGTTGTTCCACGTGCTGAAGCCGATGCCCCGTGAATTGTTGGAGCACGGCGGCTCCGAAGATCCGACGGTGGAAGATCAGTTGGGGAGACAGTTGCGGAAAGAGCAGGAGGCATGGGTGAAGGAGGAAGGGACCATCGAATATCCGATCCTACTGAAGGCCTTGCAGGGTCTGGGGAAGACCGGCTTCCCCATCGAGCGGGTGACGCTCAAGTTCGGCCATGAACGCGACATTGCCGACACCATTCTCGATGAAGCGCGCACCGGCGGGTACGGCACGATCGTGGTGAGCCGCCACGGCACGTCCGGCGCGAAACGACTCTTCGGCAACGGCATCACCGAGCACGTGCTGCGGGAGGCGTCCGGGATTGCGGTCTGGGTCCTGGGGTAACAAAATATCCGCTCTGTAGAAAGAGTCACAGGATGCTCAAAAAGGGAGGGCGCCATGGACTGTCAGGCCTGTCGTTCCCTACTCCCGCTGAGGGCGCGTTTCTGTCCCGCTTGCGGTACCCGGGTGACGTTCCGTGGGGATCCCGCCACGGACGAGGTGGCTGCCGCGAACCGCCACGGCGGCGACGGGACGACACAGGGCCCTCCCGTCTCTCCACAGACCCTCGGAGAATGGCGCGACAAGCTGATCGATTGTTATTTGAGCTTCTCCATTTCCAAGGAACTCTCCGACTGGCTGGAGGACCTCGGGCTCCCTTCGACCGGCACGACGCAGGAAAAACTCACCCGCCTGAGGCAACAGGCAGGCTCGCTCGTGCTGTCGGCCGAGAGCTTCCCCCGCCAGACCATCTACTATCTCAACAAGTACCCGGAGGACATCCTGGCGGAAATTTGCCAGGAACTCGGGGCTGACGGCACCGGCCCCAAGGACGTGCTGTTGAAACGGGTCTATCGCGAGGTCGGGACCAGGGAGGGCTGGCTGCAGCCCCTGTCGGACGACGCCCGGCTGCTGTTCAAAGAGACGCTCTTGCCCATCCTGAGCGGCTTTGACTCCAAGAAGGAGTATTTTCTCAACCTGTGGGAGGAGCTATCCGATCTGCTCGGCCGGGAGCCGGTCCACGCGCAGGCGTCCCCGGCGTTCGGCAGCGCTGTCATCGCGGTCGCCATCCCGGACTTTTTGCAGGAGGCCCAGGCCGTCCTCTTCCAGCATGAACTCAAAAGCAGAACGGTCGAACTAAGCTGACCCGGAGCCCACCGCCCGCTTGCTTCCGTCGCGATGCGCCAGGGTCACGAACTGATGTACCGTTGGAGGTAGCCGATCAGTTCCTCCTTCTCCTCCATCATCAAGGCCACCAGATCGCGGAGCGAGACCAGCCCGACAAATTCGTCGCCGTCGAAGACCAGCAGATGGCGGCAGCGATGTTCCTTCATCAAGTTCAGGCAGGCGCTCGCGCTGTCCTTGGGGCTGACCCGGACCACTTCCTTGGTCATCACGTCCCTGATCGTGACCTGTTCGGGATCCCGCTTCTTTCCGACCACCCGCAACATCAGATCCCGCTCGGTGAAGATGCCGGTGATTTTTGAGGCGCTGGTGATGACCACCGATCCCACGAACTCCTCGGCCATCAGAATCGCGGCTTCGAGCACGGTGTGATTCTCGTCGAGCACCACGACTTTGCGGACGATTTTCGACGCAATGTTCCATTCCATGTTGGTCCACTCCTTTCTGCCCCAAGGCACGGCCGATGTCCAAGCCGCCCGTGACACCCACTTCGGACGAGGAAGAATTGGAGCAAACTAGCGGACGATCAGCACGGGACACGTCACCTGATGCAACACCGCATGGGAGACGCTGCCGAGCAGGAAGTGCTCGATGCCCTTCCAGCCATGGGACCCTAGGATCACCAGGTCGGCCTGGCGCGCCGCCTGCGCGATACAACGGGCCGGGTCGCCGCGCCCTACCCGAGGCGTGACGGCGGGGAAGAGATCCCGCAGAGAAGCCGCAGTCTCCTCCACAAGCTGTTCGGCATACTGTTCGATCTCCCCCGTCCATTTCTCGGACCGAGCCCCGAGGGCCTCGTCGCCGGCGTGGAGGGTCGGGACCACGCTGAGCAAGGCCAACGAAATCGGCTGGATGAATCGATGGCGTTGCAGCCAGGCACAGAGCCGCCGGGCATCCTCCTGTCCCTCGACGGCCAGCAGGACGGATTGGAGTTTCCCCGGGTCATTCCGCACGAGCAACGACGCGCAGGGGGCATGCAAGACCACCCGGTGCGACACGCTGCCGAGGAACAATTCCGCGACCCGTCCCCGCCCTTGAGATCCCACCGCCACCAGATCGCACCCGGTCGAACGGACCGTCTCAAGCACGACCTTCGCCGGGTTGCCGACCTGATGAAACCGTTTGATGGAGGAGACCGTGGCCGGCAGCATGGCGCTGGTCTGATCGAGCAGCCGTTCGGCCGCGTCCATCATCGAGTGTCGGAGGTCTTCGGCGGTGCTGCGCCCGATCGGCTGGGCAAAGATGGGATTCTCGAACGGCCGGAGGTCCACCGCATGGACCAGGGTCAGCTCTTCATGGGTAAAGAGGCGGCAGACGACCCGGACCGCATTGAAGGCCTGGTCCGACCAATCAACGGCGACCACGGTGCGCATGGCGCCCCTCAGGCTGGAATGGTACGGCAGTCGCTTTTCGACCGATGCGAGAGATCCCGACCTCCGGAGGGATCTCCCGAGATCGGTAGCTATGTCATCATACTCCCAACGTGATGACCGAGGTCAACCACCAGCGATAGAATATCCGTGTAATCTTCTACGCCGAGAAGGGATCGGCTTGCGACACGATAGCCAAGTCCTTGGAATAGACGGGAGGAATCCCATGATCACCCTATCCTTGGAAACGAACGAGCAGGAGATTCTTGTGTGGGCGCTCAGGAGCGTCGTCTCGGACCTTGGGGCGGAGATTGCCGATACCGAAAACTTTGAAATGCGGCAAGATCTGAAAGAGCGGAAGGCGGTGCTCATGAGCATGATCAAGCGGCTCGAATCGTAAGCCTTTCCGCCGAGCGACGACAGAGAGCCCGCCTGTTCATAAAGAATAAAGCTGATGCCCCTGTACGACACACCGCAGTAGAATGCCCGGTGTCGCCAAAGTTCCTCCATGTACCCCCATCCATCAGCGTGGCGTACGCTGAGGTACGGGCGGGCGCCTGACGCTCAATCACAGAATGGAGAGCCTGATGTTTGAATGGTTGACCAACCCCGAAGCCTGGATCGCCTTGGGGACCTTGACCGCCCTGGAGATCGTGCTGGGCATCGACAACATTATTTTCATCTCCATCCTGGTCGGCCGCCTCCCCGAGAAGCAACGTACTCTCGCTCGACAGGCAGGCCTCGGCCTCGCCATGATCGCCCGCCTGGGCCTGCTGTTTTCCATCTCCTGGGTCATGAGCTTGACCCAGCCCTTGTTCACCGTCCTGGCTCAGGAGATCTCCGGGCGCGATCTGATTCTCATCGGAGGCGGATTGTTTCTGCTGGCCAAGGCCACGCATGAGATCCACGAGAGCCTCGAAGGCGTCGAGGAGAGCGATCGCAAGGTCATGGCCGCCGGACTGGGGATGGTCTTGCTGCAGATCGCGCTGTTGGATATCGTGTTCTCGCTCGATTCCGTGATTACCGCCGTCGGCCTGGCCGAGCATGTTTCCATCATGGCCATCGCCATCATCCTGGCCGTGGTCGTGATGCTCATGGCAGCCAAGGCCATCGGGGATTTCGTCGAAGCCCACCCGACGATCAAGATCCTGGCCCTGTCGTTTTTGATCCTCGTGGGCGTCACGCTCATGGTCGAAGGA
The DNA window shown above is from Nitrospira tepida and carries:
- a CDS encoding universal stress protein, with protein sequence MAATTSHTILSRDAQDATNRTVSKKILVAVDDSEQSARAVHYVGVLLRDTQDVAVTLFHVLKPMPRELLEHGGSEDPTVEDQLGRQLRKEQEAWVKEEGTIEYPILLKALQGLGKTGFPIERVTLKFGHERDIADTILDEARTGGYGTIVVSRHGTSGAKRLFGNGITEHVLREASGIAVWVLG
- a CDS encoding CBS domain-containing protein, which gives rise to MEWNIASKIVRKVVVLDENHTVLEAAILMAEEFVGSVVITSASKITGIFTERDLMLRVVGKKRDPEQVTIRDVMTKEVVRVSPKDSASACLNLMKEHRCRHLLVFDGDEFVGLVSLRDLVALMMEEKEELIGYLQRYISS
- a CDS encoding universal stress protein — its product is MRTVVAVDWSDQAFNAVRVVCRLFTHEELTLVHAVDLRPFENPIFAQPIGRSTAEDLRHSMMDAAERLLDQTSAMLPATVSSIKRFHQVGNPAKVVLETVRSTGCDLVAVGSQGRGRVAELFLGSVSHRVVLHAPCASLLVRNDPGKLQSVLLAVEGQEDARRLCAWLQRHRFIQPISLALLSVVPTLHAGDEALGARSEKWTGEIEQYAEQLVEETAASLRDLFPAVTPRVGRGDPARCIAQAARQADLVILGSHGWKGIEHFLLGSVSHAVLHQVTCPVLIVR
- a CDS encoding TerC family protein; the protein is MFEWLTNPEAWIALGTLTALEIVLGIDNIIFISILVGRLPEKQRTLARQAGLGLAMIARLGLLFSISWVMSLTQPLFTVLAQEISGRDLILIGGGLFLLAKATHEIHESLEGVEESDRKVMAAGLGMVLLQIALLDIVFSLDSVITAVGLAEHVSIMAIAIILAVVVMLMAAKAIGDFVEAHPTIKILALSFLILVGVTLMVEGFDVHVPKGYIYFAMAFSVGVEMLNIRMRKNRRAPIKLHSKYARDQQQD